In Lolium perenne isolate Kyuss_39 chromosome 5, Kyuss_2.0, whole genome shotgun sequence, the sequence CCGCCGCGTTCAAGGTATCGGAGTCCACGCTGCTGAAGGTCAATAAGATCACCGACCCCAGGACCGTTCAGAATGGCCAGATTCTTGATGTCCCGCTCCCTGGTAAGCGCTACTATTGTTAGTGCTTTGCTTGACTGACGTGTGCAGTTTGTTACAGTGGTGATGAATTATTGCAATATGCTATAGTAGTTAGTACTCCGCCACCTTGAAATAGTAGCAAGATGCTATAGGAGTAGTACTATACTTAGTAGTTAGTACTCCGCCACCTTGAAATAGTAGCAAGATGCTATAGGAGTATTGCTTTGGGCTTGTTGACTTTCTTTATATATATAGAAATAAAAGGTTTCAATGAGCTTTAGTCGAAATGTTCGGCAATGCGTCGGTGAGTTGCAGAAGATATGATtgactttatcgaaaaaaaagaagATATGATTGAATGATATATTGCAGTTGCTCATAAGTCATTTCTCACACGCTGTTCACAGAGACTGAGACGTCATGGCCGTAATTGTAACCGCTGAAGCTTTTAGGAACGTTCCTATATGTCCATCCTGCGGAAAAATTGGTACCCTAGATTGGACTTGTACTATTGGTTGTTAGCTGTTGCTTTCTCCAGGCACCGTGTCCAATTTGGTCTTAAACTATGAACAGCATGCTACTAATAGACGAAGTTGAATCTGACTGGACTGCTCACTCATTTTTGAAGATTATAGATGGATTCTGTTGACTACTTTTCATTATGAATAAACTCCACATATTCAAAAATGGTATCCTGAATCTGACATTGACTGCTTGTTCAATTTTGGTATGCTCAGTTTGCAGTTCATCGATCAGCAGCACCTCGGCAGATCATGATCTGCGCCTCGCGGACGGCACTTACGCGACCACCGCGCAGGACTGCATCCGCTGCAGCTGTCGTTCAGACACATACCAGTGTGCAACCAAGCTCCCCTGCTTTCATATCTGTTCAGCTGTTTCTGAAGGAGTGATCAGGAAAATAATCATTTCCTTTTTATGTGACGATCAGGTTAAATTGCGTCCGGGAGGAGAACAATAGTCGGTGCCCGGCACCACCTCCGTGCAGTGGAGGGCTACAGCTTGGGGAAACGAGCGGCACTGGTTGCGGATCCACCAAGTGCAGTTACAGTGGTTATTCCAACAACTCGACACTCAGCATACAGACCACTCTTGTCAGTAACCAGGCTACACCAGCATGCCAGAGTAAGTGTAAGCTGTAGACTTGCATATCCTCTGATCAGGGCTTGGAGGAGCTAGCGACCTTGGAAATGTTTCAGTAAGATGCTAAATTGCTAATCAGTGTCATTCTTGGAAATTCATCACAGATTCTCCGTCTCCTCACAGATCAACTCGGCTTCTGATCGGCGTTTCTGTCGGTTCTGTGTTGTTTTTGTTGATTCTTGGCACCTTGATCTGGCTCTACGTGCGGAAGCCACAACGAAAGCATCGCAAGCAAGCAAAGGAGCAAATGCTGGAGGAGAGCAATTTCTTGGACGATCAGGCCATGGATGACGACTTCGACAAAGGGACCGGGCCTAGGCGGTTTCCCTACAACGACTTGGCCATCGCCACCGACAACTTTTCTGACGACAAGAAGCTCGGACAAGGAGGCTTCGGGTCGGTGTACAGAGGTTTTTTGAGCGAACTAAACCTTGACGTGGCTATCAAGAGAGTTTCCAAGGGATCCAAGCAGGGGATAAAGGAGTATGCCTCTGAGGTGAGGATCATAAGCCGTCTTCGACACAAGAACCTCGTGCAGCTCATCGGCTGGTGCCACCGTGGCGGCGATTTGCTCCTCGTCTACGAGCTGATGCCCAATGGCAGCCTCGACGGCCACCTGTACGGCGCCAGAGATGATGTGCTTCCATGGTCGGTTAGGTATGCATGGGTACTCTTATGATATCATACGTGCAGCTGCTCTAGGCTTTAGCTGATGGAGTTCTTTTGTTCTACCTCCAGGCACAAGATTGTTCTCGGATTAGGCTCTGCTCTTCTCTACCTACACCAGGAGTGGGAACAATGCATCCTGCATAGAGACATCAAGCCAAGCAACGTGATGCTGGACGCGTCGTTCAGTGCCAAGCTCGGGGACTTCGGGCTCGCCAGGCTGGTTGAGCACGACAGAGTTTCACTCACCACGGTGCTCGCCGGCACAATGGGATACATGGACCCAGAATGCATGACCACGGGACGGACCAACACAGAGTCGGATGTCTACAGCTTCGGCGTCGTCCTCCTCGAGATCGCCTGTGGTAGGCGGCCTGTAGTGGTAGCTCAGCATGAGGAGGACGCGATCCACCTTGCGCAGTGGGTCCAGAATTCGTATGACAGGGGCATGATTCTTGACGCAGCCGATGCACGGCTGGGAGGAGAATTCGACGCCCGAGAGATGGAGCGCGTGATGATTGTCGGTCTCTGGTGTGCTCAGCTTAATTTCAAATTGAGACCGTCTATCAGGCAGGCTGTCAACGTGTTGCGGTTCGAGGCACCGCTGCCGAGCCTCCCTGCGATGATGCCTGTTGCAACATACATGCCGCCGGTTGGCATAAGGAGTAGTACGACTTCGTCCCTAACAGGCGGGAGCAGCGGTGACACTTTTACACCTCCGGTGGCAGCAACAGCCCGACCAGCACACAGTCAAGATTATTGAGTAAAACATCTTTCGGGGTTGGAATGACGACATGCCAGATTCCAGAACACAATTTTTTTTTCTAAGGAATTCAACTATGTTTTGGTAGCAAAGTATATGAAAAATAGAAGTACTCCCTCTATCCGAAGAAAGTTGTCTGAGATTTCTCTAAATTCGAATGTATTTAGACACTACATATcatctagatacattcaaattttgaaaaatcttAGACGAGTTTCATGAGACTGGGGGGTATTATAAATCAAAGTACATGAAAAAAGGAGTGCATGCAATCCGACCAcagcttcttctagtccctccgcTCCATATAAGTGTAACGATTTTAGTTCAAATTTATAAATTTGATTGAACTAAACTCTCTACATTTATTATGGGTCGGAGGAAGTAGAATAACTATAGAGCACTAGAAGTTACTCACTCCTTTTTATATTAGTTGTCATCGATTGGAGTATATCTAATTATCTATACATAAAATGTTTTTACATTCGTCCAAATCTGCGACAACTAATATAGAACATAAGAGTACAACTTATCAACACCAACAATACCAATCACTCTTGAAAGTAGGAAACcgtcataagagcatctccaacatgcggaaattcaattcggctattgggtgcatatgctccctccactcaaaaaacatatttttagttgtcaaaaaattctaacaaaaaaTTTCGCATGTACATCTCGACAATCTATGTGCGTTCATGCAGTTTCGCGAAAATCCGATATTTTTTTGTGGtcggtgtaaaaaagacaaaacacGTCTCACAAAAAACCTTATTTTTAGCactaaattttgtcttttttacacagcccAAACGACAAGTTCATTTTTTATGGAAAGACTTTGTGCGCacttagcatgtgaagatgtacatgtgAATTTTTCGTTTGGAATTTTTTGACATTCGAAAATATATCAAAGTTAcagttcaaactaaagggagcatacgcacccaggagccaaaacatcactcccactCCAACATGCGCCTAAATTGCTTTCTCAGCACGCGAGGCACACACCGGCTTTACCAGGTGATGTATATTTTCGCTCGCGGATAGCAGCGCTTTAGCAGGTTGGGTGCTTGATGAACATAGCACAATATCAAATGATGAACAATTTAAAACACATTGAACTAAATTAATGACTTGTTCAACACAATACATTTCAAATCCACGACATAGTTCGAAAGCAAAGCATAGTTGAACACAAGAAAGTTCATGACAAACAAAGTTCATACAAACACATGAGAAATCAACATTCAATCTTCATCACCTTCACCATCATCTTTTGCATCTGCATCTTTTGTTTCATCACCATTTGCAATTTTGGATGTGTGTGCATGAGTGGAATGAATCAGAGATGGTACGAAGCCATCATTCGTAGTAAGCATAGAAGGCATATGAGCAACCATGGAATCCATGAATCCACCTAGAGGAGCTCCCATGCCACCCATTGCTCCAATATCGCCCATGCCTCCATACCCAACAAAGCCtcccacggaactcatccctcccaTGCCGCTCATTCCTCCCATGGTCAAATGCTACCCATGCCTCCATAGCCACCCATTGGTGCTCCAATTTCTCCTATAAAATTCATGCCTCCATAGCTTAGTATCTGTTTTTGAGCCAAGATTTGATCACGCATGAGGTTGATGTAATCCTTTTGCTTTTCATCAAGGTTGGATGTTTCCATgaaaaagatattcctctcatacTCCACGAGTCATTGATTTTTTTCCATAGAAACCTATTTCTCCTTCAATGCCACTCTTCGCTCCTCGGTCGCGGCCCTCCATTGCCGGCCCCCGATTCTTTGTCCGTCGACAACCTAATCTCCTCTGTCGCTGCATTTCTTACTTGCACAATAGCTTCCATATCATTCTTGAGATAATCATCCCCGGTCTTCTTTCCTTTAGCCTTTTCTTGTTTCTTTCCTATGGGTCGTTTTCGCAGCCGAGTTAGGAGTTTCTTCACCTGAATATTCATCTTCAAGTCCAATGACACATTGCACAGTTGCCTTCATTGGTTTCTTTGCCACTTCCAATCCATGACGGTTCTTCCATTTCTCTTAATTTTTTAGCTTGACCCAACAATGGTGCAACACAAATGACTTCCCTTCAACCatcttgcccttcttgttcttcttcggatttccTTTGAAGAAATTTTGCGCAATGTCCATCTACATTAACAAAAAGAGAGAACAAATAATACATATAAAACAATTATGtatgctgatgtctacgcacgcttctattcctgtagacagtgttgggcctccaagagcagaggtttgtagaacagcagcaagtttcccttaagtgaatcacccaaggtttatcgaactcagggaggtagaggttaaagatattcctctcaagcaaccctgcaattaagatacaagaagtctcttgtgtccccaacacacctaatacacttgttagatgtatatgtgcactagttcggcgaagagatattaaaacacaggtggtatagatggtagtaaacggtaattgcgatctgaagtaaatattgcaggaagtaaagatgcagtaaaacattaaataagcgatgtttgcagtatttggaaacaaggcctagggatcatactttcactagtggacactctcaacattgcaatcataattgaatataaatataagcacttcatcatactactctcctgttgggtaaagaactcaaattcattgggcaagtgtgcaaaagcacacctcaaaggcgtattcccaagtactaatgaacaccccacactgtcaccgtgagcattcataggaggtactaacacaccacaattcataagggagttacacacggcgcattACGCCGAGGTCACAGTAgccccaaagttcacataataaaacacttgaatagcatatgacatctagattgcaaagcctatgatcacatagatgaataaataaatactactcttaaacactctcttgttggataacaaacaccattcattgtgtagggctacaagagctccctcaagccggagtaaacaagctccacaacgtcataaacgaaacacacacgatgcacacactgtcacgattacaccgtggagagtgaatccggagttcatatttaaagtaacctctagagtgcataatagacaagagcaacatctacatattcataaagatcacaccatgggagagagagataaaccacatagctaccggtagagcccttatcctcgggggagaactactccctcctcatcatgggagacagcaacggcgatgaagatggcggtggtgtcgatggagatggattccgggggcaattccccgtcccggcggcgtgccggaacagagacttctgtcccccgaacttggcttcgcgatggcggcggctgcataacttttctcgtatcgtggctggatattttagggttttcgagatggagagaatatataggcggaagggcggcctcggaggggtcctgaggggcccacaccatagggggcgccccccttggccgcgccgccatgtggggtggggcccccttggcccccctctcgCCCCTCTCTGTCTCCCTGTGTCTGTCTCATCAAAATAggaagtttggcttttgtttcgtcgaattccgagaatatttcctgtgtaagatttctgaaaccaaaaacagcagaaaacagtggcgcttcggcatcttgttaataggttagttccagaaaatgcataaaaatgatataaagtgtgaacaaaacatgttggtattgtcataaaactagcatgtaacatcagaaattatagatacgttggagacgtatcatatgcACATGGAACAAAACATATATTGACAAAAGATTTGAACTTACCCTATCATTATCATTTATGCCACTTGGGTTCATATTGTCAACCGATGTCCACACCCTCGACCACTTTACACAATCTGTATTTATAGTGGACCAACGAGAATGAAGAGATCTATCGGTGCGCTCACATCCCATCTTGAATTTTTCTTCCATACAACTCTTTAATTCTAACCCAATATCTATCTTTTGTTTGATTTGTGCTAGTGCCCGGATCAATGCCCACCTTGCAGGCTTGCACCATGATCCTCCACGGTGAAGTTGGCCGATCCTTCTTTCGGTGCATCGACCAAACCCTCAccttctgttggagatatgcccaagaggcaataataaagtagttattataatatctttgtgtttatgataaatgtttgcataccatgctataattgtattaaccgaaacattgatacatgtgtgttatgtaaacaacaaggagtccctagtaagcctcttgtataactagcttgttgattaatagatgatcatggtttcgtgatcatgaacattggatgttattaataacaaggttatgtcgttagttgaatgatataatggacacacacccaaatgagcgtagcataagatcaagtcattaagttcaatttgctataagctttcgatacatagttgccttagtccttcgaccatgagatcatgtaaatcacttacaccggaagggtactttgattacatcaaacgccattgcgtaaatgggtggttataaagatgggattaagtatttggaaagtgtgagttgaggcatatggatcaatagtgggatttgtccatcctgatgacggatagatatactctgggccctctcggtggaatgtcatccgattagcttgcaagcatatgaatggttcataagagatcacataccacggtacgagtaaagagtacttgtcggtaacgaggttgaacaaggtatggagataccgatgatcaaacctcggacaagtaaaatatcgcgagacaaagggaatcggcatcgtatgtaaatggttcaatcgatcactaagtcattgttgaatatgtgggagccattatggatctccagatcccgctattggttattgctcggagaggagtctcgaccatgtctgcatagttcgcgaaccgtagggtgacgcgcttaaggttcgatgtcgcataagtagattcggaatatgagatggagtatGAAGTTTTtatttggagtctcggatgggatccaggacatcacgatgaggtccggaatggtccggagaataagattcatatatgggaagttattttccggggttcgggaaagttccggtgttttgaccggagcttctagaatgttctagaagggtcaccagtgggcccaccaccccgggagaggccacataggcgccacatggcatagtgggtcctgcccaccatgacatgtgggcccaggccagcccccccttagagataagatctatctcctaAAATAAATGGTTTAAATTAGGAGATAAGGGGGAACACTTGGGGGAGGGGTTTGCCCCCCTCCATGCGCCGGCCAAGGGGAAGGGTGGGccctaggggaaaccctaggccgaccccccacctatataaagaggggagggggtggccggccaaggcaCCCCATCcacaaccctagccgcccccctctcttccACCTTCATACGCTgtgcaggcttaggcgaagccctgcagcaactcttctccaccaccaccacgccgtcgtgctgctgggattccgtggagatctaccacacctccgctgcccgctggaacggggagaggaaggggcttcatcgacaccgtacgcgcgatcgagtacggaagtgctgccggattgcagcaccggggacgatcgtctacatcaacaacgagatctgatctcgtaggctttggaaatcttcaagggttagtgtcatctccatctcgttgcttcgatcttgtagattagatcttgggtattccatagattagatcttggttttattcgtcttgcggtaggaaattttttgttttctatgcaacgaaccccatcacCTTCCTCATCCActtatgtgggcattacccttcgggtacccgacattgGTCTACCTCCTTTGGCCCAACAAGGGGCTCATGAGGATTGCCAAGGTGGACCCGTACGTTGGTTACAACATAGAAGACGAAgtcttgatgaacaaggcaagaagacgtcgATAAAGGAAATGATAGATTAAATCTTGatgtaacctagtcgagttcggacaggactctcgggacctggcctcctatataaaggccaggagagggcctgccgaATGGATACACTTACGCAATCAACACAATCTAGCaatacacaaaccctagaaaccttgCCTCTGTGCAAGTTCACCATAGCAGTCTATCGGCTGCCCCATTGTAACCTATTTTACtcgataaatcaagatcagacaagcatgagtaagggttttacctcatcgaggaccccgaacctgggtaaatctcgctccctgtttgtttggtatccgatgtctcgtgttaacctacgggattccgtcaaccctaagcccctcatggtgggcattgccgaggagctccCTCGCCATCCACTTCAAATTCACCATCGACTtcatgcgttgcatattcttgagACTCATACTCTTGAGAGTAGTTGGACCCTACATTCATGTATGACAAATATGTTTCATCATCGACACTACATCTCATGGAAATAATCAAAATGTGTCAGAACTACCTCCTGGTGTTGTGGTGGAGCTGTGGAGGCACAACTTCACCAACCAGGGATCAAATCCAGGTGCTAACATTTATACTGTAGGGGTTACCCTTGCAGTCTTTTCATAAAGAAACAAGAGGTACCAAAATCCGATACACACATAAAATATTGTTGTGGAAATATAAGAAGTATATGTTATAGATTCCAATTATGTGACAACAAGGGTGAATAGAAAGAACAACTAATGCTAAATGTTTCAAACAATCACATTACTACATTATCATATTAATTTGCTTCTTTTGTTAAGTGCAATACCAATAATTTTTATGATTGTAAAGTATTAAAAGTCCACAACCAGTGAAACTCCTTCATACGTTTTGAATTTAATTGAAGTTTCAAATTTTGTGTAGCGTTTGTTGGATATGTGTCCTAGAGGAAAATAAATAAAGATCTTTGTTATTATCATATATGTGTTTGTTCATAATAAGTTTTctaccatgctataattatattaagCGGAAATATTAATATACGTGTGGTATGTAAACGAAACCATGTCCCTAGTAAAATAGTCCATTGATTAATAAGATGATAAAGGCTTCATAATCATGGAAAACAACTTCATTAATAATGGAGTCATGATGTATAACGTGATGAACTCACACCCATATAAGGTATTAAAATGTGATCAAGTCAGAAAGTTCAGAATTGTGATACCAACATGAAATGTTGTAATCTAATCTTAGACCGT encodes:
- the LOC127298691 gene encoding L-type lectin-domain containing receptor kinase IX.1, encoding MSLRLDRLDSLDAIARNNLFKAFVTYQEIATANNIANANFIEVGQKLWIPLPCSCDQVDGSDVLHFAHIVAGGESTSWLAAAFKVSESTLLKVNKITDPRTVQNGQILDVPLPVCSSSISSTSADHDLRLADGTYATTAQDCIRCSCRSDTYQLNCVREENNSRCPAPPPCSGGLQLGETSGTGCGSTKCSYSGYSNNSTLSIQTTLVSNQATPACQNSPSPHRSTRLLIGVSVGSVLFLLILGTLIWLYVRKPQRKHRKQAKEQMLEESNFLDDQAMDDDFDKGTGPRRFPYNDLAIATDNFSDDKKLGQGGFGSVYRGFLSELNLDVAIKRVSKGSKQGIKEYASEVRIISRLRHKNLVQLIGWCHRGGDLLLVYELMPNGSLDGHLYGARDDVLPWSVRHKIVLGLGSALLYLHQEWEQCILHRDIKPSNVMLDASFSAKLGDFGLARLVEHDRVSLTTVLAGTMGYMDPECMTTGRTNTESDVYSFGVVLLEIACGRRPVVVAQHEEDAIHLAQWVQNSYDRGMILDAADARLGGEFDAREMERVMIVGLWCAQLNFKLRPSIRQAVNVLRFEAPLPSLPAMMPVATYMPPVGIRSSTTSSLTGGSSGDTFTPPVAATARPAHSQDY